One Vitis riparia cultivar Riparia Gloire de Montpellier isolate 1030 chromosome 4, EGFV_Vit.rip_1.0, whole genome shotgun sequence genomic window carries:
- the LOC117913614 gene encoding pathogen-associated molecular patterns-induced protein A70 yields the protein MFEESMSIPSIWASMNSWFTPAVLFLLLNLMIGTIFVTSGLGTQRPHRQPRDSSQDPQPQLPRSPSVLQRLKSINFHSYRSQEPTTVTPSIAEKLPEQDTRFALLHTHQPEPEPELEREPESESREGESPKTLDEIYGQIQGRPFERTKSDQEPASGETPARLSKKMKKSASAKSTFAHFEEGDIVESRRPATVREGKAKATVAEGDEDDEEVDAKADDFINKFKQQLKLQRLDSIIRYKEMIGRGTGK from the coding sequence ATGTTTGAAGAATCCATGTCTATACCGTCGATCTGGGCTTCCATGAACAGCTGGTTCACACCCGCTgtcctcttcctcctcctcaaCCTGATGATCGGTACCATTTTTGTCACCTCTGGTCTGGGGACTCAAAGACCCCATCGGCAGCCTCGGGACAGCTCCCAAGACCCACAGCCCCAGCTTCCCAGATCTCCCTCTGTGTTGCAGAGGCTCAAGTCCATTAACTTCCACAGCTACAGGTCTCAGGAACCCACCACCGTAACTCCCTCCATCGCTGAAAAGCTACCTGAACAGGACACCCGTTTCGCTCTTCTGCACACCCACCAACCGGAACCAGAGCCAGAGCTGGAGCGGGAACCGGAATCGGAGAGTCGTGAAGGGGAAAGCCCGAAAACCTTAGATGAGATTTACGGTCAGATTCAGGGGCGGCCCTTTGAGAGGACCAAGTCGGATCAGGAGCCGGCGTCCGGTGAAACTCCAGCGAGGCTGTctaagaagatgaagaagtcGGCGAGTGCGAAGTCGACGTTCGCGCATTTTGAGGAGGGTGACATTGTGGAGAGTCGCCGACCGGCGACTGTGAGGGAGGGGAAGGCTAAAGCGACGGTGGCGGAGGGTGACGAAGACGATGAGGAGGTGGACGCGAAGGCCGACGACTTCATCAACAAGTTCAAGCAGCAATTGAAGTTGCAGAGGCTGGATTCGATCATAAGGTACAAGGAGATGATCGGAAGAGGGACTGGAAAGTAA